The segment GGAGAGGGGGGTGTGAGGcggaggggggggggtgtgaGGCGGAGGGGGGGTCATCGCTtgccccccagcagccccctcctctccccgcagaagcccccccgggccccggcAGCCGCAGCCAGAGCCGGGAGCGCGACAGCAGCGATGCAGCCGCCCCCGAGCCCGCCGAGCCCCCCTCCCGCCGCCACGACCCCGGCCGGtacggggggctgggggggagggggacacgAAATGGGGTGTCGGGGTGGGGCGGGAGGGACTAGGGAAGGTGAGGGGTACGCGGTGCGAGGCAGAGGGACTGGGGACGATCTGTGTGGGGGGAGGGGAACTGGGTGGGCAGAGGCTctcgctgtggggcagggggtcagGGCTCTtgccgtggggcagggggtcaGGGCTCTCGCCGTGGGGCAGGGTCTCTTGCCATGGGGCAGGGTCTCTCGCCGTGAGGCAGTGGGTCAGGGGCTCTCGCCGTGGGTCACGGTCTCTCGCCGTGGGGCAGTGGGTCAGGGGCTCTCGCCGTGGGTCAGGGTCTCTTGCCGTGGGGCAGTGGGTCAGGGGCTctcgccgtggggcaggggcagTGGGGTCAGGGGGTCTCGCCGTGGGTCAGGGGCTctcgccgtggggcaggggctcTCACCATGGGTCAGGAGGTCAGGGGCTCTCGCTGTGGGTCAGGGTCTcttgctgtggggcagggggtcagGGGCTCTCGCTGTGGGTCAGGGGCTCTCGCTGTGGGGCACGGGGTCAGGGGCTCTCACCGTGGGTCAGGGGCTCTCACCGTGGGTTCAGGGGCTCTCGCTGTGGGTCAGGGCTCTCTCTGTGGGTTCAGGGGCTCTCGCCGTGGGGCAGTGGGTCAGGGGCTGTCACTGTGGGTCAGGGGCTCTCGCCGTGGGGCAGTGGGTCAGGGGCTCTCGCCGTGGGTCAGGGGCTCTCGCCGTGGAGCAGGGGCTCAGGGGCTCTCGCCATGGGGCGGGGGCTCTCACCATGGTTCAGGAGGTCAGGAGCTCTCGCTGTGGGTCAGGGTCTCTTGCCGTGGGGCAGTGGGGCAGGGGCTCTCACTGTGGGTTCAGGGGCTCTCGCTGTGGGGCCGTGGGTCAGGGGCTCTCGCCGTGGGGCAGGGTCTCTcgccatggggctgggggtcagggGCTGTCGCCGTGGGTCAGGGCTCTCACTGTGGGTTCAGGGGCTCTCGCTGTGGGTCAGGGCTCTCACTGTGGGTTCAGGGGCTCTCGCCGTGGGGCAGTGGGTCAGGGGCTCTCACCATGGGTCAGGAGGTCAGGGGCTCTCGCCGTGGGTCAGGGGCTCTCGCCGTGGGGCAGTGGGTCAGGGTCTCTCACCGTGGGGCAGGGTCTCTCGGGCTCTCGCCGTGGGTCCGGGTCTCTTGCTGTGGGGCAGTGGGTCAGGGGCTctcgctgtggggcaggggctctcgctgtggggcaggggctctCGCTGTGGGGCAGTGGGTCAGGGGCTCTCGCCGTGGGTCAGGGTCTCTTGCTGTGGGGCAGTGGGTCAGGGGCTCTCGCCGTGGGTCAGGGGCTCTCGCCGTGGGTCCGGGTCTCTTGCTGTGGGGCAGTGGGTCAGGGGCTCTCGCCGTGGGTCCGGGTCTCTTGCTGTGGGGCAGTGGGTCAGGGGCTCTCGCCGTGGGTCAGGGTCTctcgccgtggggcagggggtcaggggttctCGCCGTGGGGCAGGTTCCGGCTGCAGCTGGGTGCGGCGCGGGCCGAGGAGCTGGCGCGGCGGCGCCGTCGGgcgcaggaggagctgctggagccgCTGCCCGAGAGCGCCCTGGAGATCGACCCCGACAGCCTCTACGGCCCCGGTGAGCCCGCGGCTAGTGCCCCGCGGAGGGGGCAAccagcccagggaggggggagtGGCCATAGGGAGGGATTAAGTTGCCTCTTATGGTGTTTAGTGGCCCCAGGGAGGGGTTAAGTTGCTTCTTATGTTGTTTAGCTGCCCTTAGAAGGGGCTAAGTTGCCCTTTATGGTGTTTAGTGGCCACGTGGAAGGGTTAAGTTGCTCCTTATGGTGTTTAGTGGCCACAGGGAAGGGTTAAGTTGCCCCTTATGGTGTTTAGTGGCCACAGGGAAGGGTTAAGTTGCCCCTTATGGTGTTTAGTGGCCACGGGAAAGGGTTAAGTTGCCCCTTATGGTGTTTAGTGGCCACGGGGAGGGGTTAAGTTGCCCCTTATGGTGTTTAGTGGCCACGGGGAGGGGTTAAGTTGCCCCTTATGGTGTTTAGTGGTCCTAGGGAAGGGTTAAGTTGCCCTTTATGGTGTTTAGTGGCCCTAGGGAGGGGTTAAGTTGCCCCTTATGGTGTTTAGTGGCCACGGGGAAGGGTTAAATTGCCCCTTATGGTGTTTAGTGGCCACGGGGAGGGGTTAAGTTGCCCCTTATGGTGTTTAGTGGCCACAGGGAAGGGTTAAGTTGCCCTTTATGTTGTTTAGTGGCTCTAGGAAGGGGTTAAGTTGCCCCTTATGGCGTTTGGTGGCCACGGGGAAGGGTTAAGTTGACCCTTATGGCCTTTAGTGGCCCTAGGGAGGAGTTAAGTTGCCCCTTATGGTGTTCAGCGGCCACGTGGAAGGGTTAAGTTGCCCGTTATGGTGTTTAGTGGCCACAGAGAAGGGTTAAGTTGTCCCTGATGGTGTTTAGTGGCCACAGGGAGGAGGTCAGTGGTCCCTTGATGGGGTCAGTGGCCTCTTGCCAGGGTCAGTGGCCCCAGGGAGGGGTTAAGTTGCCCCTTATGGTGTTTAGTGGCCATAGGGAGGAGGGCAGTGGTCCCTTGATGGGGTCAGTGGCCCCAGGGAGGGGTTAAGTTGCCCCTTACGGTGTTTAAGGGGCAATAAGGAGGAGGTCAGTGGCCTCTTGATGGGGTCAGTGGCCTCAGAAAGGGGTTAAGTTGCCTCTTGAGAAGGTTAGTGGTCCAGGAAGGGAAGTAGTTGCCCATTGAGGAAATCAGTGGCCCCAGGAGGCGGATAAGTTGCCCTACATGGGGGTCAGTggccccagggagggggcaggtTGCCCCTTATGGTGTTTAGTGGCCCCAGGGAGGGGTCAGTAGCCCCGGGTGGGGGCCGGGGGCCGGTGGTAGCCGCGGTTTGGCTCCCAGGGCTGGATTTCCCGCGGCGGCCGCCCTGGAGCTTCGCCATGAGCCCCGAGGAGCTGCGGGCGCGCGAGGAGGCGGCCTTCGCGGCCTTCCTGGGGACGCTGAGGGACAGCGGGGACGTGGCCCCCTTCGAGCACAacctggaggtgggggggggacaggggatggggggacataGGGGGTCGGGGGGACAGGGGACGGGGGGGACATAGGGGATGGGAGGACATAGGGGACATAGGAGATGGGAGGACataggggacacaggggatggggggacacaggggatggggggacacaggggacacaggggatggGAGGACATAGGGGATGGGAGGACataggggatggggggacacaggggacacagggaggacACAGGGGATGGGAGGAcacaggggatgggggggacataggggatgggggggacaaaGCAGgcggggggacaggggacacgggggggacagggggtgggagggacataggggacacgagggggacacggggggggacaggggacacggggggacacaggggatggggggacacaggggatggggggacacaggggacatgggggggacacaggggatggggggacacaggggatggggggacaaaGCGGgcggggggggacaggggacacgggAGGGACATAGGGGACACGAGGGGGGACACGGGATGGGGGGACATAGGGGACACGGAGGGGACataggggatggggggacatgggggggacaggggacataggggacacaggggatggggggacataggggacacgggggggacacaggggatggggggacacggggacacaagGAGGACATAGTGGAcacggggggacaggggggacataGGGGACAGGGGGAACatagggggtgggggggacagagGACAtggagggggatgggggggacataGCGGGGACATAgtggacatgggggggacagagggggggacaggggatggggggacataggggatggggggacacaggggggacatAGGGGATGGGGGAGACAAAGCGGgcgggggggacaggggacacagggggaacagggggtgggagggacataggggacacgggggggacacAGGATGGGGGGGAcataggggacacgggggggacataggggatggggggacatgggggggacaggggacacggggggggacaggggatggggggacataggggacatgggggggacacaggggatggggggacatgggacacAAGGAGGGCATAGTGGACAcgggggggacagaggggggacaggggatgggggggacatagggggtgagggggacaggggacacggggTGGGGAACAAGAAagacagaggggacaggggacatatGGGGGAGACACAAGGGACATGGGGGAGgcacagggggacacaggggatgggaggggacacaggggatggagagggacaTAGGGGACACGGGATGGGGGGACATGTTGGGGATGGGGcggggaggaaagggagatggggggacagggagatggGGGACATAGGGGGCGCGGGGGGAGGccggggacacaggggacagggGGTGACGGTGTCCCCCTCGGCAGACGTGGCGGCAGCTGTGGCGGGTGCTGGAGATGTCGGACGTCATCCTGCTCATCACCGACGCCCGACACCCCGTGAGTGGCTGGGGGACAGCGGGGGGCTGGAATCCAGGGCTGGGGGGTGCtgctgaccccccccccccccccaaatcggTGCCCCCCGCAGGCGCTGAGCGTGCCCCCCGCGCTGGCCGCCCACGTCACGCGGGAGCTGGGCAAGGGCCTCGTCCTCATCCTCAACAAAGTGGACCTGACGGCTCCGGCCGTGGCCACCGCCTGGAGCCACCTCCTGCGCCGCCGCTTCCCCTCCGCACGCGTCGTCCCCTTCAGCTCGGCCCCGCGACGCAGCCCCACGGCCGGTACGGAACCTTCTagagggctcgggggggggggggtggggggcccCCAGGTTTTCTGACAccccatttttttattttgtgtccCCTGGGCCAGGGCTGCAGCGGCGGCAGAGGAGAGCGGGAGGCTGGAGCCGCGCTCTGGGGCCCCGGCAGCTGCTGGAGGCCTGCGAGAGCATCGTGGGGGGAGAGggtgagctgggggggggcacctgTGGGTGCTAGGGGTgtctctggggtgctgggagggggaatctggggtgatgggggggatGCACGCAGGTTGGGGCctcccatccccttccctgggcagggcAGACCTTGCTCAGCTTCAGGATGGGGCCTGGGAGGTGGTTTGGGGGACCCAGGGGGGTTGAGGGGTGTCCTTGGGTCccctgggtgctgggagggggttCTTAGGTCCCTTTGGGTGCTTGGGGGGGTGTCCTTGGGTCCCCTGGGTGCTGGTTCTTAGGTCccttgggtgctggggggtgtcCTTGGGTCCCCTGGGTGCTGGTTCTTAGGTCccttgggtgctgggggatgtcCTTGGGTCCCCTGGGTGCTGGTTCTTAGGTCccttgggtgctggggggtgtcCTTGGGTCCCCTGGGTGCTGGTTCTTAGGTCtcttgggtgctggggggtgtcCTTGGGTCCCCTGGGTGCTGGTTCTTAGGTCtcttgggtgctggggggtgtcCTTGGGTCCCCTGGGTGCTGGTTCTTAGGTCCCTTGGGTGCTTGAGGGGGTGTCCTTGGGTCCCCTGGGTGCTGGTGGGGGGGTTCTTAGGTCCCTTGGGTGCTTGGGGGGGTGTCCTTGGGTctcctgggtgctgggggggtgtCCTTAGGTCCCCTGGGTGCTGGTGGGGGGGTTCTTAGGTTCCTTGGGTGCATGAGGGGGTGTCCTTGGGTCCCCTGGGTGCTAGTAGGGGGTTGTTTTGGGTCCCCTGGGTGCTGGTGGGGGGGTTCTTAGGTCCCTTGGGTGCTTGGGGGGGTGTCCTTGGGTcccctgggtgctggggggtgtcCTTAGATCCCCTGGGTGCTTGTGGGGGGGTTCTTAGGTCCCTTGAGTGCTTGGGGGGCTGTTCTTGGGTctcctgggtgctggggggtgtcCTTAGGTCCCCTGGGTGCTAGTAGGGGGTTCTTAGGTCCCTTGGGTGCTTGGGGGGGTTGTCCTTGGGTcccctgggtgctgggggggggcggTTCTTAggtccctggggtgctggggggtgttCTCGGGTCCCCTTGGGTGCCCTGGGGGGTGCCCCATCGCCCCCCTATTTTTTGCAGTGGATCTGAGCAGCTGGCGTGCGCGCCTGGAGaaggcggaggaggaggaggaggaggaagagccagcggaggagctgggggacaaGGACGGTGACGAGGACGGCGAGGAGGATGGCGCCGCGGGGGCCCCCCGGCAGTGGGAGCGCTACCGCCACGGGGTCCTCACCCTGGGCTGTGTCGGTGAGGGGGCTctgactgggagcactggggccaAACTGGGAGGAGCGGAGCCAGCCGCCAAGCGGGGTTTGCCCCAcgcagaggggcaggagctctGGGACGGCTCCCGGAGGAGCCGTATCCCGACTTTCCTCCTTCCAGGCCTTCCGAACGCCGGGAAGTCGTCGGTGCTGAACGCTCTGCTGGGCCGCAGCGCCGTCAGCGTCTCCCGCGCCCCCGGCCGCACCCGCTACTTCCAGACCCACTTCCTCACCCCTTCCGTCCGCCTCTGCGACTGCCCCGGCCTCGTCTTCCCCTCCCGCGCGCCCCCGGCCCTCCAGGTGGGTCccggccccctccccgccccacACAGCGCCCCAAAACCCCCCGCTGAACCCCCACCTCTGCGCCCCCCAGGTGCTGGCCGGCGTCTACCCCATCTCCCAGCTGCAGGAGCCCTACTCGGCCGTGGGCTACCTGGCGGCTCGCTTGCCGTTGCCCTCGCTGCTGCAGCTGCGGCcgcccagcgccgccgccgGCTGGACCGCGTGGGACGTTTGCGAGGGTACGGCGCTCCCCGGGGCGGATTAACCTCCAATCAGGTTGGTTTTTCAGCTcgttgatgatttttttttttttacgttgGCTCCAGCTTGGGCCGAAAAACGAGGCTACAAGACGGCCAAAGCGGCTCGGAACGACGTCTACCGCgcggccaacagcatcctgcgACTGGCGGCCGACGGCCGGCTGCGCCTCTGCCTGCGCCCGCCCGGCTACGCTGCCCACCGCGGTGAGCCCCCTCCCCGTTTATCCTCTCCCCCAGGGCCTGAGGAGGGCTTCACGCCCCCCCAGATCACCCCACCCACCAGGGTGAGCCCCCTCCCCGTTTATCCTCTCCCCCAGGGCCTGAGGAGGGCCTCAcgcccccctgtgcccccccagaTCACCCCACCCACCGGGGTGAGCCCCCTCCCCGTTTATCCTCTCCCCCAGGGCCTGAGGAGGGCTTCATGCCCCCCCAGATCACCCCACCCACCGGGGTGAGCCCCCTCCCCGTTTATCCTCTCCCCCAAGGCCTGAGGAGGGCTTCACGCCCCCCCTCACGCCCCCCCAGATCACCCCACCCACCAGGGTGAGCCCCCTCCCCGTTTATCCTCTCCCCCAGGGCCTGAGGAGGGCTTCACGCCCCCCCAGATCACCCCACCAACCAGGGTGAGCCCCCTCCCCGTTTATCCTCTCCCCCCGGGCCTGAGGAGGGCTTCACGCCCCCCCAGATCACCCCACCCACCAGGGTGAGCCCCCTCCCCGTTTATCCTCTCCCCCAGGGCCTGAGGAGGGCTTCACGCCCCCCCTCACGCCCCCCCAGATCACCCCACCAACCAGGGTGAGCCCCCTCCCCGTTTATCCTCTACCCCAGGGCCTGAGGAGGGCTTCACGCCCCCCCAGATCACCCCACCAACCAGGGTGAGCCCCCCTCCCCGTTTATCCTCTCCCCCAGGGCCTGAGGAGGGCCTCTAGCCCCCCCTCAcgcccccctgtgcccccccagaccTGTGGGAGCAGCACCCGGAGGCGGCAGCGCTGGCCGCGCTGCAGGAACGAGGGGACCCCGAGACCCCCGGGGAGGGGGCGACTtcggaggaggaggacgaggaggacaGCGAGGAGGGGGCGGAGCCTgtggaggccacgccccctcctggccacgcccccaacCCCTTCGCGCTGCTGGGGGAGGATGAGTGTTAGCCCCGCCCACCACATGCCATATATGGAATAAGGCGGCCCTTGTTGTGAATGGGTGAGCGCTGGCCACGCCCACCACATTCCATATATGGAATTGGTTTCCCgcctcctgctgctggggcGGGTGGGTGGGCGTTGGCCCCGCCCACCCCGGCCTGGCCACGCCCACCTCACACCATATATGGAATAAAGGGAGTTTATTTCCGCAGTGGAAAGGACCAATCGCGATGCTGTTGCCGGGTAGAGTTCACGCGGGGCTGGTCtcgggggcggggcctgggggggAGAGAGCAGTGTTACCTGGGAGCCCCCCCTGCCTCTTTTAATTAATCTCTTGAGAGATTGACTCTCATTTACCCCCCCACTCCCTGCTTCCTGCCCCATatacccccccagcccctgctttcTGCCCCATATACCCCCCACTCCCTGCTTTCTGCCCCATatacccccccagccctgctttctGCCCATATACCCCCCACTCCCTGCTTTCtgccccatttacccccccagcccctgctttcTGCCCCATATACCCCCCAATCCGTGCTTTCTGCCCCATataccccccagcccctgctttcTGCCCCATATACCCCCAATCGTGCTTTCTGCCCTCATTTACCCCCCCACTCCCTGCTTTCTGCCCCATatacccccccagcccctgctttcTGCCCCATATACCCCCCCAGGCCCCTGCTTTCTGCCCCATATACCCCCCTGCTTTCTGCCCATATACCCCCCACTCCCTGCTTTCtgccccatttacccccccaCTCCCTGCTTTCTGCCCATttacccccccagcccctgctttctgccccatttacccccccagcccctgcttctctgccccatttaccccccccccccccccgactcACCGGGCCGGCTCTGACCCGCAGAGGAAGCGGCGGCAGCGCCCGCAGTTCTGGGCACCGCAGGACGGTTCGGGGCTGCCCCCCCCTGCAAAGGGACCTGGAtcagcacccccccccccccacttcatgtgggccccccccccccctttggCGTGCCCCCTTCTCACTGgatgccccccaactcccccttTGGGTGCCCGCCCTCCCCCTTTGGGTGCCCCCCACTCCCCTGGATGCCCCCCCTGTCCCAAATTAGGTGCCCCCCCCTCCCAGCATTAggtgccccccctccccctggatgcccccccccccattaggtgccccccccccatcccctggataccccccctccccctttggTGCCCCCCCCTCCTCTGGATGCCCCCCCTCCCACATTAGGTGCCCCCCACTCCCCTGGAGTGCCCCCCCGTCCCACATTAGGTGCCCCTCCCCTGGAtaccccccccctccccctttgggtgccccccccctcctctgGATGCCCCCCCGTTCCACATTAggtgccccccctccccctggatgccccccctctccccctttgggtgccccccccccccccacattAGGTGCCCCCCCTCCCTGGataccccccctccccctttggGTGCCCCCCCCTCCTCTGGATGCCCCCCCCTCCCACATTAGGTGCCCCCAGTCCCCTGGatgcccccccatcccccttcGGGTGCACCCCTCCCCTGAAtgccccccctcctcctttgagtgccccccctcccctttgggtgcccccctcccacaatAGGTGCCTCCCATCCCCTTTGAGGGGTGCCCCCCCTCCCACATTAGGTGCCCCCACTCCCTGGATGCACCCCCCATCCCCCTCTGggtgccccccctccccctgaatgccccccctcctcctttgagtgccccccctccccctttgggtgcccccctcccacattAGGTGCCTCCCATCCCCTTTGggtgtcccccctcccctttgTGTGTCCCCCTCCCACATTAggtgcccccccctcccctggATGCCCCCCTACCCCCTTTGGGGTGCCCCCCTCCCTGGGTGCCCCCCTCACCCCGCAGGCGCTGgccgccccccctccccggcagcaggagggagcagcagcGACGGCACACGACGCGCTTACACGAGGGCGCCCTGGGTCGGGGGACACAGATGCGATTTGGGGGGGTCGGGACCTTGCCCCGTGTCCATTttcacccccccccaaaagccccccccccagctcacagGCGCAGGACGAGGCGGCGGGCGGCCCCCTCGCTGGGTCCCGCAGTAGAAGCGGGCGAGGGCCGGGCTGTGCGGCAGCACCCAGTGCGCGGCTAAGGGGACGGAAACAGGAGtgagacccccccagccccaaaaaCCCCACggagccccccccaaccctATAATGACCCTTATAGCCCCCCCCAGTACCTATAACCACCCTATAATGATTCCTACAGCTCCCCCCCAACCCTATATGGACCCTTATAGAACCCCTGGAACATCTAACTACCCCCATAATAATCTCTATAGCCCCACCCCGATCCCTATATTGACTCTTATAGACTCTTCCAGCATCTATAACCACCCTATAATGATCCCTATAGCCCCCCCGACCCCTATAATGACCCTTATAGCCCCCCCACTACCTATAACCACCGTATAATGATTCCTACAGCTCTCCCCTGACCCCTATATTGACCCTTATAGAACCCCTGGAATGCCTAACCACCCATAATGATCGCTATAGCCTCCCCGGACCCCTATATTGACCCCTATAGACCCCCCAGGCACCTCTAACCACCCTATAATGATCCCTATAGGCCCCCCGACCCCTATACTGACCCTTATAGCCCCCCTGGACCCCTATAATCTCTCCTGTAGTCCCCCCCAGACTGCTACATCTCACTCAGACCCCTATAGCCCCTTCCAAAGCCCCTCTAGACCCCTAAACCCCACCCAGCCCCCCTCCGACCCTTATATACCCCCTATactccccccagacccctataatctccccctatagcccccccaccccacctgGAAGAGGAAGCTGAGCCGCTGCAGCGCCTCGCGGTCCTTCACGGCCGCCGCCATcgcgcgctcccattggccgcgcCACGCTGGTGGGCGGGGCCTGCGCTCCATTGGCCGCTCTCGGCTGTGGGCGGGGCTTAGCTTCCCATTGACAGCACagggaaggggcgtggcctgcgctcccattggccgctCTCGGCTGTGGGCGGGGCTTAGCTTCCCATTGACCGCACagggaaggggcgtggcctgcgctcccattggccgctCTCGGCTGTGGGCGGGGCTTAGCTTCCCATTGACCGCacagggagggggcgtggcctgcgctcccattggccgctCTCGGCTGGGTGGGCGGGGCTTAGCCTCCCATTGACAGCAACCGGAAGAGGCGTGGTCTGCGCGTCCATTTCCCGTGTTCGACTGCGCCGACGTGACGTCACTTCCGGCGGCTGGGGCGGCGGCGAGAGCAGCGGTgagagggggtgaggggggccGCGCGTGGGACCCCGATAGAGCCAACCCACCCCCTTTAGCGGCTCCCTATAGATGTCCCCTTATAGATCCCAGCCTATAGGGACCTCCCATAGGGGCCCTCGCTATAGAGCCCGCCTATAGGGGCCTGCTTATCCATCTCGGCCTATAGGGAGCCTATATAAGGACTGCCGCCCCCCCCCATGGGGACCCCTTTATAGAATAAGGGCTGCTCCTATAGATCCACCCCTTATAGATCTCCCTTATAGAGCCTTTCCCTATAGGTCCTTCCCTATAGGACCTTATAGTTCCTTATAGATCTTTATAGGACCTTGTAGATCCTTATAGATCCTTATAGATCCCAGGCTATAGGGACTCCCCCCAATAGATCCGGTCTATACGGTCTGCTCGCTATAGAGCGTCCCCTATAGGGCCACTCCTTATGGATCCCCCCCTATAGAGACCTCCCCTTTTAGATCCCTTTCTATAGGGATCCCGTATAGAGCCCCTCCCTATAAAACCTTCCCTATAGCGCCCCCCCCCAATAGTTCCTTGCTTATAGGGACCCCCTATAGGAATGCCCTATTGAAATCCCATATAGGGACCCCCCTGTATAGAGCCCTCCCTATAGAACCCTTCCAGTTGAGTCCCCCTGTAACTACCCCTGTGCATCCCCTCCGTATGGGAGATCCCCTATAGGATCCTTCCTGTAGGTGCCACGCTATAGGGACCCCCTTGCTGACCCCTTTCTATAGGGACTGTGCTATACGGGCCCTAACATGGCCTTATTCCTTTGGGGTCTCCCTTGTAGGCACCCCTATAGCGACCCAGAACATCCCCCCCCCAGCTGGGACTCTTCCTATAGATCTTGCCCCACCGAGCCCCCTAGAGCCTCTATAGGGCCCCCATCCCTATGGAGAATCCCTCCCCCTGCCCTATAAGTCCCGTAGGGAGCCCCTCAGGTGCAGAATCCCCTATAGGGCATCTCCTATAGGGGCTGCTATGGGTTGGGGGAGGGGGCTATAGGCAGCTCCTGCCCTCTGGGTTCTCGATTTCACTGAATTCACCTCATTtctccccaaaaccagcccccgGGAGCCGCGCTGGTGCCTCGGCCTCACTTCCTGCCACGATGATGTTGTTGCCTCCATCAAATTGAGGTGTTTTCACCCCAAAAGCTCCTCAAATCCACACTGTTTCCCTTCAGCCTCGCTTCGTGCTGAGACGTCATCATCGCCGTGGTGGAATTGAGGTGTTTTCACCCCAAAAGCTCCTCAAACCCGCGccgtctcccttcagcctcgcTTCGTGCTGAGACGACATCGTCGCCGTGGTGGAATTGAGGTGTTTTCACCCCAAAAGCTCCTCAAATCCGCGccgtctcccttcagcctcgcTTCGTGCTGAGACGACATCGTCGCCGTGGTGGAATTGAGGTGTTTTTACCCCAAAAGCTCCTCAGATCCACAccgtctcccttcagcctcgcTTCGTGCTGAGATGACATCGTTACTTTGATGAAATCGAGGTGTTTTCACCCCAAAAGCTCCTCAAATCCACAccgtctcccttcagcctcgcTTCGTGCTGAGACGTCATCGTCGCCGTGGTGGAATTGAGgtattttcaccccaaaacgtCTCAGAAGCTGTGTCGCCGCCGTTTCTTCTCGCGCTTTTCCTCCACCTGCCCCTTCCCCTTGGCGTCTCCGAGCTCTTTTCCCCCCGGCCAGGCCTTTTCCGGGGCCGCCATGGCGGGCGCCGACCCCCTGGAGACGCTGCAGGTGGAAGCGAGCTGCTCGGTCTGCCTGGAGTATCTTCAGGACCCGGTGATCATCGAGTGCGGCCACAACTTCTGCCGCCGCTGCATCACGCGCTGGTGGGCCGAGCTGGCCCGCGATTTCCCCTGCCCCGTCTGCCGCAAAACCTCGCGGCACCGCAGCTTCCGCCCCAACCGGCAGCTCGGCAACATGGTGGAGGCCGCCCGGCAG is part of the Phaenicophaeus curvirostris isolate KB17595 unplaced genomic scaffold, BPBGC_Pcur_1.0 scaffold_73, whole genome shotgun sequence genome and harbors:
- the GNL1 gene encoding guanine nucleotide-binding protein-like 1; this translates as MPRKRPFSAKRKKQQLRDRERKRGEAPPGPGSRSQSRERDSSDAAAPEPAEPPSRRHDPGRFRLQLGAARAEELARRRRRAQEELLEPLPESALEIDPDSLYGPGLDFPRRPPWSFAMSPEELRAREEAAFAAFLGTLRDSGDVAPFEHNLETWRQLWRVLEMSDVILLITDARHPALSVPPALAAHVTRELGKGLVLILNKVDLTAPAVATAWSHLLRRRFPSARVVPFSSAPRRSPTAGLQRRQRRAGGWSRALGPRQLLEACESIVGGEVDLSSWRARLEKAEEEEEEEEPAEELGDKDGDEDGEEDGAAGAPRQWERYRHGVLTLGCVGLPNAGKSSVLNALLGRSAVSVSRAPGRTRYFQTHFLTPSVRLCDCPGLVFPSRAPPALQVLAGVYPISQLQEPYSAVGYLAARLPLPSLLQLRPPSAAAGWTAWDVCEAWAEKRGYKTAKAARNDVYRAANSILRLAADGRLRLCLRPPGYAAHRDLWEQHPEAAALAALQERGDPETPGEGATSEEEDEEDSEEGAEPVEATPPPGHAPNPFALLGEDEC